GCAGTGGAGTCCCTGATATACGTGGTTCCACCCAAACGCTCATATCACTCGTGTCTAACATGTCCTGAATAAAAATCAAATAATATAATTGCATTTGCATACAACATGGGGTACTATCCGTCACATGAATATGAGAACCTGTGGTCTGTCATACCCTGCGATTTTATTATCTTTTCTGTTGATCGGTTGTGCCGCACACACAACATCGGAGAAGGCTGCGCAACGCGTCGAGGGCATGCAATCCCCAGGAAATGGAAACGGGGAAGATGTCGCGCTGCTCGCGCATGCCGACCCCGTATCTGATCAAAACGATGATGAGGCGGATGACGGGGAAGATGCATCCCCGGAAGAGACAAAGAACGGGAATGCTGTGCCTCCGATAGAGGAGAGCCTCCTCGATACAGCGCTTGTACTTACCGAAACCTCGCAAGAGCTCTGGGCGGCGGGAGAGGCCGAGAAAGCTGTTGAAGCCCTGGACCATGCATACGAACTCATCCTGAAAGCGCCAACCGATGCTGAAGGAAAGAACACCCAGCAGAAGGATGATCTGCGCTTCGTGATCTCCAAGAGGCTCATGGAGATCTATACATCACGCCTCACCTCGGTAAACGGCCTTCACAAGGAAATACCCCTTGTCCTGAATGAGCATGTGGAGCGTGAGATAAAACTTTTTCAGACCGTGGAAAGGGATTTTTTTCTTGAATCGTACAAACGCTCGGGCAGATACCGGGACGAGATGGTAAAAGCATTTCATGAAGCAGGCCTTCCCGAGGAGATCACGTGGCTTCCGTTGATCGAGAGCGGGTTCAAGGTAAGGGCCCTCTCCCGGGCTCGCGCCCTCGGTCTCTGGCAGTTCATCCCCTCAACAGGCTATAAGTTCGGTCTCAAACGCACCTCATGGGTGGACGAACGGCTCGATCCCTCAAAATCCACGGCCGCGGCCATCGCGTACCTTAAGGAACTCCATCAGGTTTTCGGCGACTGGGCCACGGTCCTCGCTGCTTACAATTGCGGGGAAGGGAACGTGTTCCGGGTCATCAGACAGCAGAGAATCAACTACCTTGATAATTTCTGGGACCTCTATCAGCGGCTTCCGCGCGAGACAGCCCGATACTATCCGCGCTTCCTCGCCGTCCTCACGATTCTCAAAGATCCGGCCAAGTTCGGCTTCACCCTCGATGAACTGGACAAACGAATTCCCTACGAAGTCGTAGCCATCGAGAAGCCTTTGCAGCTCTCAAAAATATCGGACAAGATCGGTTGCTCACCTGATGACCTGGCGGACCTGAACGCCGAGTTGCGTTATGCTGCCACACCGAATACGGTATATGATCTCAAGGTGCCTTTTGGCATGAAAGACGCACTGCTTGCCAATATCGACACCCTGCCCAAATGGTCACCGCCCCAATCCACGTTTGTCGTTCATCGGGTGAGAAGGGGAGAAACCCTTTCGACGATCGCGATACGGTATCGCACCAGCATCCAGAAGATCATGGAGGCGAACAACCTCAGGCGTGGGAAACTCCTCCGTATCGGTCAAAAACTGAAAATTCCCACGAGAACTGTTTCCTAGAACTAGTTTATCATGATCGCAGTGATGAAAAGCTCGGTCCCCGACAGCGTACGAAAAATCCAGTAACTATTCATTCCGTCTGATCACCAAAAGACCGTTACCCCGGATACAACTCTTTTTGTCCACAGATTTCGCAGATTGACGTCACGCCAAGGCGTGATGAAATCCGCGTAATGTGCGGATACTGTTTTGACCAGAGTAGTTGCATAGTCCATTCGCGCGCCTAACTTGATCCCTTTTCCAGGGCAACGATCCGCAGCTTTATCTCTTCCGGGACCGCAACCTTCTTACCCTCGCGATAATCGTACATCACAACTGAACCGTCGCCTTCAGCGGCGATCCTCTGATGACGGTGGCTCACGATCACATATTTCATCCAGATCCGGTCTTCTTCGATGCTGGTGATCTTCGCGCCTACCGAGACCATATCAGGATAGGTGAGGGGAAGCTTGTACTTGCAGCTCGTTGAACCGAGGATGGGGCCGATGCCGGTCTCGTCTTTCATCCTGTGCAGTCCAAGTTTCTCGGAATAGCGAATGCGCGCACTCTCAAAGTAACGGAAATAGACCACGTTGTTCACATGTTGAAACGAATCCATATCGCCCCAGGCAACAGGAATTTCAATTACAACGGGATAGCCGTCTAATAAATTGTTATCCATAGTTTATTGTAGGATCGTTATCTATTGTTTTTCCCCGCCTTCATTCTGTTGTTTAACCTGGCACCCTGTTTGTCATATTCATTTTTTATCATATATCTCTTCTTCACGATTATTTCCGACTCTAACCAATCCGACATATCATGTCCATGAACTTTTCCCCTTTTTTCAAAGAGGTTATAGGCGACCTTGGCGACTTCATCATAGAACTTATCAAGCTCGTTCATCTGGTGCCTCCTGTCAAAGGGTTCTTCTTAAAGAAATTTCGGTTGTTGGGCTTAGAACAATAATAGCCGAGTGGAAGAAAACCTTCAAGGCAAAAAGTAATTTCGTGCGGCAAATAGCAAGAGGGTCAGACAAACGACACGGCGCCAGCGCCGAGGACGAACTCGATCTCGGTGATGAGCTGATCATTGGGGTTTACCCGGATCTCGCGGCCCACGGAAATGAGGGATTCCTTTCGGGCAGGGTTATGAAGGCGGAAATAGACGGGGATGGTGCCCTGGTAGCGGAGAAGGATGTCCTTGATCTTGAGAAGGTCGTCCTGCGTCAGACCCGTGGAGTTCAGCTTGATGTCCATCCTGGTCGTGCCTTTTTTCTTCACCTCCGCAAGAAGATGTATGCGCACGGCCTTGATCTTGTTGCCCTGTTCGCTCTTGTCAAGCTGACCCGCCACGAGGAGCGGCGTGTCGGTCAGCAGCATATGCTGCGCGGTCCTGTAGAGGTCGGGGAATACGATGACCTCAATGGTCCCGAAGAGATCTTCAAAGCTCAGGATCGCCATTTTCTCGTTCTTCTTTGTCATCTTCGGTTTGAGACCCGCGATGACCCCGCAGACGGTCACTTCCTTCCCGTCCGGGACGCTCTCGAGCGTCTCCGTGTTTGCCGTGGCGTAACGCTTGATGTCCGCCTCGAAAGCCGCAAGGGGATGGCCGCTGACATAGAACCCCAGGCTTTCTTTCTCGTGGGCAAGAAGCTGGTTCTCCTTCCACTCAGGCACCTCAGGCAGGGCGATCTCCTTATTCCCTTCCAGGGAATCGAAGATGCTGAACTGTCCGATAGCCTCCTGCTCCTGGTGTTTACCGCCCTGGTCGATGAGCATATCAAGACCATCCATCATCTGCGACCGCCGCGAGCCGGTGCAGTCAAAGGCACCGCACTTGATGAGCGCCTCGATCACACGGCGGTTCACCCTGCGCTGGTCGACCTTTTGACAGAAGTCAGCGAGGGATGTGAATGGGCCTTTTGCCTGTCGCCCTTCGACAATGGCCTCAATGGCGGAGAGGCCCACATTCTTGACCGCAGCCAGACCGAATCGAATGGACCCGATCGTGCTCCCGGGTTCCACCTCATCGCGCTCATGCGAATCCGTCACCGTAAAGTCCCACATGCTCTGGTTCACGTCCGGGTGCAGGATGGTGATGCCCATCTGTCGCACTTCGTGGATATATTTCACCACCTTGTCCGTGTCCTGGACTTCGCTCGTCAGCAGCGCTGCCATGTACTCAACGGGAAAGTGGGCCTTCAAGTACGCGGTCTGGTAGGAGACCAGTGCGTAGGCCGCGCTGTGGGACTTGTTGAATCCGTACTCCGCGAACTTGGCCATGAGGTCGAAGATCGCTTCAGCCTTTTTTGCATTGATCTTCTGTTTTTCCGCGCCTTTGAGGAATGGAACCTTTTCCCTGGCCATGACCTCGGGGTCTTTTTTCCCCATGGAGCGACGCAGCAGGTCCGCTCCGCCGAGGGAATAACCCGCCAGGGTGCGGGCGATCTGCATCACCTGTTCCTGATAGACGATGACACCGTAGGTCTCTTTGAGGATCGGTTCGAGCGCCGGCAGCTCGTAGGTTATCTTCGTGGCGCCTTTTTTCCGTTTAATAAAGTCGTCCACCATGCCGCTCCCGAGCGGTCCCGGCCGGTAGAGGGCAACCAGGGCGATAATATCCTCAAAGCACTGGGGCTTCATCTTGATGACAATATCGCGCATGCCCGAGGATTCGAGCTGGAAGATGCCCGCTGTCTCTCCCCTCGACAGGAGCTCATAGGTCTTTGCGTCATCCAGGGGGATGCGGGAGATGTCGAACCGTTCCGCATGCTCCAGAGGGGCACTGGAGAGCCTCAGGTTGATGGTCTTGACGGCCTTGTCGATGACCGTAAGCGTGCGCAGGCCGAGGAAGTCGAATTTGACGAGACCGATCTTTTCCACCCCTTTCATATCGAACTGAGTGATGATCTCGTCCTTTGGCGTCTTAAAGAGGGGAAGATACTCCGTAAGCGGTTCCTGCGAGATCACGACTCCCGCGGCGTGTTTCGAGGCATGTCTTACCTGGCCTTCGAGGTGAAGCGCGATTTCGATCAGTTCGTCAATGCGCGGGTCCTTCCTGAGCTCTCTGAGCTTAGGCTCCTGCGCCATGGCCTTTTCCAGTGTTATCCCGAGTGTGTTCGGCACGAGTTTGGCTACCTTGTCCACTTCGGCATAGGGGATGTCAAGCACTCTCCCGACATCACGGATCACGCCCTTGGCAAGCATGGTGCCGTATGTGATGATCTGGGTAACATGGTCCTGCCCGTACTTTTCGGTCACATACTTCAACACCTCGTCGCGCCGGTCCATGCAGAAGTCAACGTCGATGTCCGGCATGCTGATGCGCTCGGGGTTCAGGAACCGCTCGAACAGCAGGTTGTAGGGGATGGGATCGAGGTCCGTTATTCTGAGGCTGTAAGCCACGAGACTGCCGGCGGCGGAACCGCGGCCCGGACCCACCGGTATGCCCTGTTCCCTGGCATACCGGATAAAGTCCCAGACGATCAGAAAATAACCGGCAAAACCCATTTTGCCCAGCATCTCGATCTCAAATTCAAGTCTCTTTTGATACGCCGCGCGGTCTATGCTGCCGGGGCCGCGGACTGCCTCAATCTCCACAAAACGCGCCTCAAGCCCCGCGCGGCTGAGTTCGGCCATGTAGGATTCGCGCGTCGTGCCTTCTGGTACGGGAAAGTGGGGGAGGTGATACTTGCCAAACTCGATTTCCAGGTTGCAGCGTTCGGCAATGACCACCGTGTTCGAGATCGCTTCGGGCACATCGGCAAATGACTGCTTCATCTCCTCAGGCGTCTTCACGTAGAACGTCTCGGAGGCGAATTTCATCCGGTTCGTGTCTTTCACGGTCTTTCCGGTTTGGATGCAAAGGAGGGCGTCGTGGGACTTGTGGTCCTCCCTGTTCAGGTAATGGCAATCATTCGTTGCCACGAGCGGGATGCCGGTGTCCTTTGACAACCGGATCAGCTCTCGGTTTGCCTGCTCCTGTTCGGGTATGCCGTTGTCCTGGATCTCGAAATAGAAGTTTTCGCTGCCGAGGATGCTCTGGTATTCAAGGGCGGTTTTCTTTGCGTCGTCGTATCTCCCCTGAAGCAGGAGTTTGGGAATCTCACCTGAAAGACATGCCGACATGCCGATAAGACCGTCACTGTGTTTTCTGAGAATTTCCTTGTCGATTCGCGGCTTATAGTAAAAACCCTCGAGATAGCCCGCGGTCACGAGCTTGACGAGGTTTTTATAGCCAGCCTTGTTCCGGGCCAGGAGAATGAGATGGTAGGAACTTTCTTCGTGTTGCCCTGCGGTGCCCGCCTTTTCAAACCGCGACCCCGGCGCCACATACATTTCGCAGCCGATGATGGGCTTGATCCCGGCCTTGGTGGCCTTGAGATAGAAATCCAGAGCGCCGAAGAGATTGCCATGGTCCGTGACCGCGATCGCGGGCATGCGCAGTTCAACGGCTTTTTTGATCAGGTCATCGAGTGAGTTGGCGCCGTCAAGAAGGCTGTATTCGGTGTGGAGGTGGAGGTGGACGAAATCGGCATGATGCATAATGGTAAGGCAAGCTCCAAATTCCAAGCGCCAAATTACAAACAAATTCCAACAACCAAATTCCAAATTCAAAACTGTTTGGCTATTGAGATTTGGTCATTGGTAATTATTTGTTATTTGGAATTTGATATTTGGAAAT
This portion of the Nitrospirota bacterium genome encodes:
- a CDS encoding acyl-CoA thioesterase → MDSFQHVNNVVYFRYFESARIRYSEKLGLHRMKDETGIGPILGSTSCKYKLPLTYPDMVSVGAKITSIEEDRIWMKYVIVSHRHQRIAAEGDGSVVMYDYREGKKVAVPEEIKLRIVALEKGSS
- a CDS encoding transglycosylase SLT domain-containing protein, with the protein product MQSPGNGNGEDVALLAHADPVSDQNDDEADDGEDASPEETKNGNAVPPIEESLLDTALVLTETSQELWAAGEAEKAVEALDHAYELILKAPTDAEGKNTQQKDDLRFVISKRLMEIYTSRLTSVNGLHKEIPLVLNEHVEREIKLFQTVERDFFLESYKRSGRYRDEMVKAFHEAGLPEEITWLPLIESGFKVRALSRARALGLWQFIPSTGYKFGLKRTSWVDERLDPSKSTAAAIAYLKELHQVFGDWATVLAAYNCGEGNVFRVIRQQRINYLDNFWDLYQRLPRETARYYPRFLAVLTILKDPAKFGFTLDELDKRIPYEVVAIEKPLQLSKISDKIGCSPDDLADLNAELRYAATPNTVYDLKVPFGMKDALLANIDTLPKWSPPQSTFVVHRVRRGETLSTIAIRYRTSIQKIMEANNLRRGKLLRIGQKLKIPTRTVS
- a CDS encoding DUF2934 domain-containing protein yields the protein MNELDKFYDEVAKVAYNLFEKRGKVHGHDMSDWLESEIIVKKRYMIKNEYDKQGARLNNRMKAGKNNR
- the dnaE gene encoding DNA polymerase III subunit alpha, with the translated sequence MHHADFVHLHLHTEYSLLDGANSLDDLIKKAVELRMPAIAVTDHGNLFGALDFYLKATKAGIKPIIGCEMYVAPGSRFEKAGTAGQHEESSYHLILLARNKAGYKNLVKLVTAGYLEGFYYKPRIDKEILRKHSDGLIGMSACLSGEIPKLLLQGRYDDAKKTALEYQSILGSENFYFEIQDNGIPEQEQANRELIRLSKDTGIPLVATNDCHYLNREDHKSHDALLCIQTGKTVKDTNRMKFASETFYVKTPEEMKQSFADVPEAISNTVVIAERCNLEIEFGKYHLPHFPVPEGTTRESYMAELSRAGLEARFVEIEAVRGPGSIDRAAYQKRLEFEIEMLGKMGFAGYFLIVWDFIRYAREQGIPVGPGRGSAAGSLVAYSLRITDLDPIPYNLLFERFLNPERISMPDIDVDFCMDRRDEVLKYVTEKYGQDHVTQIITYGTMLAKGVIRDVGRVLDIPYAEVDKVAKLVPNTLGITLEKAMAQEPKLRELRKDPRIDELIEIALHLEGQVRHASKHAAGVVISQEPLTEYLPLFKTPKDEIITQFDMKGVEKIGLVKFDFLGLRTLTVIDKAVKTINLRLSSAPLEHAERFDISRIPLDDAKTYELLSRGETAGIFQLESSGMRDIVIKMKPQCFEDIIALVALYRPGPLGSGMVDDFIKRKKGATKITYELPALEPILKETYGVIVYQEQVMQIARTLAGYSLGGADLLRRSMGKKDPEVMAREKVPFLKGAEKQKINAKKAEAIFDLMAKFAEYGFNKSHSAAYALVSYQTAYLKAHFPVEYMAALLTSEVQDTDKVVKYIHEVRQMGITILHPDVNQSMWDFTVTDSHERDEVEPGSTIGSIRFGLAAVKNVGLSAIEAIVEGRQAKGPFTSLADFCQKVDQRRVNRRVIEALIKCGAFDCTGSRRSQMMDGLDMLIDQGGKHQEQEAIGQFSIFDSLEGNKEIALPEVPEWKENQLLAHEKESLGFYVSGHPLAAFEADIKRYATANTETLESVPDGKEVTVCGVIAGLKPKMTKKNEKMAILSFEDLFGTIEVIVFPDLYRTAQHMLLTDTPLLVAGQLDKSEQGNKIKAVRIHLLAEVKKKGTTRMDIKLNSTGLTQDDLLKIKDILLRYQGTIPVYFRLHNPARKESLISVGREIRVNPNDQLITEIEFVLGAGAVSFV